A genome region from Paradevosia shaoguanensis includes the following:
- a CDS encoding transglycosylase SLT domain-containing protein, translating into MAVDGVDTTTTAAIDPAPIAAGLPQGSATFRRALDLLKSRNYADAYAAARGLQSAVERRTIQWAAIYYGGTDIDYESIARFAADAPDYATAGLYKTRLEQSLVKANADSADVIRLLGGAMPSTIPAQIALASAYLESGQKDRAARIARSIWVDNYLDQKSEDDVKAKLGSLLDRDAHWARAVHLMMNDRAAGVERLLPFLSSGQKSLAVARIAVSRNANNAKALLDAVDPAYQKHPVFIFSRAQRARQAELYESAIDWLNKASGDLPDAAEWWYERRTLIRQLLSAGDAKLAYEAADTYREGPEGRLVDARFHAGWIAASFLGDPKSAKAHFEKMRSLSTLPDTVSQADYWLARTLRQLGDDAGAKTALEAAAKYSTVYYGLLARAELGLKGVEIRGMPAWKHSETVFDAREPVQAIRLLAANGQQSMAMPLLRTFAARLTDTGEMVLAARLAQSIGAHQVAITIAETAESRGAPMDLFSFPKDGLPQNAALAAIDKAAVYAITRQESRFQVDAVSSAGARGLMQLMPGTAKETAAKVGVDYSATRLVTDGAYNALLGSTYLAAQLNRYDGSLVLAAAAYNAGAGNANKWISAYGDPRSSRVDPVVWIELIPFQETRKYVQRVLGNYLVYRARLGDSGMTLMDALRKIPG; encoded by the coding sequence ATGGCTGTTGACGGGGTCGATACCACCACGACCGCCGCCATCGATCCGGCGCCCATTGCCGCTGGCCTGCCTCAGGGTTCGGCCACGTTCCGCCGCGCGCTCGATCTCCTCAAATCGCGCAATTACGCCGATGCTTATGCAGCCGCTCGCGGCCTGCAGAGTGCCGTCGAGCGCCGCACGATCCAGTGGGCGGCGATCTATTACGGCGGCACCGATATCGACTACGAATCCATCGCGCGCTTCGCCGCCGACGCCCCCGACTACGCCACTGCCGGCCTCTACAAGACCCGTCTTGAGCAATCGCTGGTCAAGGCCAATGCCGACAGCGCCGATGTCATCCGGCTGCTCGGCGGCGCCATGCCCTCGACCATTCCCGCGCAGATCGCCCTGGCCTCCGCCTATCTCGAAAGCGGCCAGAAGGATCGCGCCGCCCGCATCGCCCGCTCTATCTGGGTCGACAACTATCTCGACCAGAAGTCCGAGGACGACGTCAAAGCCAAGCTCGGCTCCCTCCTCGATCGCGATGCCCATTGGGCCCGCGCCGTTCACCTGATGATGAACGACCGCGCCGCCGGCGTTGAACGGCTCCTGCCCTTTCTATCGTCCGGCCAGAAGTCCCTCGCCGTTGCCCGCATTGCCGTCTCGCGCAACGCCAACAACGCCAAGGCGCTGCTCGACGCGGTCGACCCGGCTTATCAGAAGCACCCTGTCTTCATCTTCTCCCGCGCACAGCGCGCCCGCCAGGCGGAGCTTTATGAGAGCGCCATCGACTGGCTTAATAAGGCCAGCGGCGACCTGCCCGATGCTGCCGAGTGGTGGTACGAGCGCCGTACGCTGATCCGCCAGCTCCTCTCTGCGGGCGATGCCAAGCTCGCCTACGAGGCCGCCGACACCTATCGCGAAGGCCCGGAGGGTCGCCTCGTCGACGCCCGCTTCCACGCCGGCTGGATCGCCGCTTCCTTCCTTGGCGACCCGAAATCGGCCAAGGCGCATTTCGAGAAGATGCGCTCCCTCTCCACCCTGCCCGACACCGTCAGCCAGGCCGACTACTGGCTGGCGCGCACCTTGCGGCAGCTCGGTGATGACGCCGGCGCCAAGACCGCGCTCGAGGCTGCCGCCAAGTACAGCACCGTCTATTACGGTCTCCTCGCTCGCGCCGAGCTTGGCCTCAAGGGCGTCGAGATTCGTGGCATGCCGGCCTGGAAGCACAGCGAAACCGTGTTCGACGCCCGCGAGCCGGTGCAGGCCATCCGCCTGCTCGCCGCCAATGGCCAGCAGAGCATGGCCATGCCGCTCCTGCGCACCTTTGCCGCCAGGCTCACCGATACCGGCGAGATGGTTCTCGCCGCTCGACTGGCCCAATCGATCGGCGCCCACCAGGTTGCCATCACCATCGCTGAGACAGCCGAAAGCCGCGGCGCGCCGATGGATCTCTTCAGCTTCCCCAAGGACGGCCTGCCCCAGAACGCGGCGCTCGCCGCCATCGACAAGGCCGCCGTCTACGCCATCACCCGCCAGGAAAGCCGGTTCCAGGTCGATGCCGTGTCGAGCGCCGGTGCGCGCGGTCTCATGCAGCTCATGCCAGGCACCGCCAAGGAAACCGCAGCCAAGGTCGGCGTCGATTACTCGGCCACCCGCCTCGTAACCGATGGCGCCTACAACGCGCTTCTGGGCTCGACCTATCTCGCTGCCCAGCTCAACCGCTATGACGGCTCGCTCGTCCTCGCCGCAGCCGCCTACAATGCTGGCGCCGGCAATGCCAACAAGTGGATTTCCGCCTATGGCGACCCGCGTTCGAGCCGCGTCGACCCAGTCGTCTGGATCGAACTCATCCCCTTCCAGGAAACGCGAAAATACGTGCAGCGCGTTCTCGGCAACTACCTCGTCTACCGGGCCCGGCTGGGCGACTCCGGCATGACCCTGATGGACGCCCTGCGCAAGATTCCGGGCTGA